DNA from Archaeoglobus veneficus SNP6:
TATTCCGCTAAGTTTCCATAATAATTTAAACTTGGAGTCGTAGGAATAGGCGTAGAAGTAGTAGGTGTGGGAGTAGGTGTGACATCTTTTGATACTTCTTTTTCGGCGCACCCTGCCAACACAATATCAAAACTAAAGCCAATCCTGTCTTCATAACTCCATATATCGATTTTCTATGTTATAGTTTTTACGAAACATGCAACTCTAACATTTCATATCCCATTATCAGCAAAACCGAGCTTGCCGTTCCCAAAAAACTCTCCAGGCAACCTCTTCACGGCTATGCTCTCGCCAAAAAGCTCAATATCACAATTTCATCTATCTATGCTCATCTATCCGAACTTGAAAGTCAGGGCTTCATCATGCATAGGACCTCTAACCGTCGTAAAGTTTACTCTCTAACTGATAAAGGCAAAGCTCTCCTACAACTGTTATCTAAATAATTTTTCCAAAAACCTCCTTTATTAGGGTTTGATCTACTGAAAAACCCAGGCATATTGACGTCTTATTGAAACAGACAAAAAATGCGAACAAAGACCCAGATACCTTCAAGCACGAAAAGAACAGTACTCCCCAACAGGACAGCCCTCACATCTCTTCTTCTTGCAATATTCAAGATAAATCCTCACAAGCGCGGATTCATACTTCACTGCATCAACTTTCAGCTTTTCAGCCATCGATAAAGCCATTTTTGACGGTTCTGGATTTGCTTTTTCCCATATTCCTCTCAGCTCTCTCAGAAAAATATTAACGGCCGTTTTTCCAACACCCTTAAACTCCATGAGCCTTTTTTCCAGGTCTTTTGAATCCTTTGCCTCATCGTGCAGCCTTTCGAGGTCTCCGTACTTTTCCTTCAGGAGCTTTACAGTTTCGAGAATGTTCGAAGCTGTCGAGAAATCGTACCTTACATACCCGCAAACATCAAGCAATTCAACGAGTCTATCCCATCCGGCATTCAGTATCTTCTCCGGGGAGGTTAACCCATGCAGGAGAAAAAGTCTGATAGTCTTGTCTGCTATTCTGAACGAAATCGGCTTTGCAAAGAGGATTGATGCTATGAACCATCTGAATCTGTCCTCTGGATTTTTAAGATCCAATCCTAATTCTTCGGAGAAGCTGGGAATTCCCTCGAGTATTTCGTCGATCATGGCGGTCTCCTGCTCCTCTCAATAATTTTCTCACCTGTGCCCTACAGGCATCACGTAGAGCGGTACGTACTCCTCAGGCACAGAAAGCACGTCTC
Protein-coding regions in this window:
- a CDS encoding PadR family transcriptional regulator; this translates as MSKTELAVPKKLSRQPLHGYALAKKLNITISSIYAHLSELESQGFIMHRTSNRRKVYSLTDKGKALLQLLSK